One window from the genome of Desulforamulus ruminis DSM 2154 encodes:
- a CDS encoding PspA/IM30 family protein, with product MSLFKRISDNIRANINSLLDKAEDPEKMLDQYLRDMAEDITDAEAAVARQLAVARKFKAQMEEALNLVEKRGDQAVEALQKEREDLARKALEDKKVNKVKAENYRRQYENNQSTAELLKSQLKEMKSEYEKLRVKREVLAARAQSAKAQKEIYGVIGSFGQESARRDFERMEDKVLRMEAEAQVAAEFSGAEKSLDEELKALGDDDIDQELASLKESLLTKKE from the coding sequence GTGAGTTTATTTAAGAGGATCAGCGATAATATCAGGGCCAATATCAATTCCCTGCTGGATAAAGCAGAGGACCCGGAAAAAATGTTGGATCAATATCTGAGGGACATGGCGGAAGACATTACCGATGCCGAGGCTGCCGTGGCACGGCAGTTGGCGGTTGCCAGGAAGTTCAAGGCGCAGATGGAGGAGGCCCTGAACCTGGTTGAAAAACGAGGGGATCAGGCAGTAGAAGCCTTGCAAAAAGAACGTGAAGATCTGGCCCGTAAAGCCCTGGAAGACAAAAAAGTGAACAAAGTCAAGGCCGAGAACTATCGGCGGCAGTATGAAAACAACCAGTCCACGGCCGAATTACTCAAGTCCCAGTTGAAGGAAATGAAGAGTGAATATGAGAAACTGCGTGTCAAACGGGAAGTTCTGGCAGCCAGAGCACAGTCAGCCAAAGCACAAAAAGAGATCTACGGGGTTATTGGTAGTTTTGGTCAAGAAAGCGCCCGGCGGGACTTTGAGCGGATGGAGGATAAAGTCTTGCGGATGGAAGCAGAGGCACAGGTGGCCGCAGAATTTTCCGGTGCTGAAAAAAGCCTGGATGAAGAACTGAAGGCTCTGGGCGATGATGATATCGATCAGGAATTGGCCAGCCTGAAAGAAAGTCTGCTAACGAAGAAAGAATAA
- a CDS encoding nitroreductase family protein: MYPKDQWYEAITFRRSRRAFQNREIPDPLIKNLQRLCQEFRFPEARAAMVLKPADEIFKGILGSYGKIKGAPAYIAFIGNTGYPYFQEKVGYLGEGVILEATGLGLSTCWVGGFFKPDVLAEHLSLACGEKVLAVTPVGYSREDYSLGEKVMSGMVKGKKRKALAEMTEGLAEVHWPRWIKTALEAARLAPSAVNRQPWRFKVEPEQITLLLDSMEDTYQISKRLDCGIAMLHLELGARAAGVSGNWEYPGEQAVGIFTL, from the coding sequence ATGTATCCAAAGGATCAATGGTATGAGGCGATAACATTCAGGCGCTCCAGGCGAGCCTTTCAAAACAGGGAAATACCGGACCCGTTAATTAAAAATTTGCAAAGACTTTGCCAGGAATTCCGGTTTCCCGAGGCCAGGGCGGCAATGGTCCTGAAACCTGCAGATGAAATCTTTAAAGGAATTCTCGGCTCCTATGGCAAAATTAAAGGGGCTCCCGCTTATATTGCCTTTATCGGCAATACCGGATATCCCTATTTTCAGGAAAAAGTGGGCTATCTGGGGGAAGGAGTCATACTGGAGGCCACCGGACTGGGCTTGTCCACCTGCTGGGTAGGAGGGTTTTTTAAACCGGATGTACTGGCGGAACATCTTTCATTGGCTTGCGGAGAGAAAGTGCTGGCCGTTACTCCTGTGGGTTACTCGCGGGAGGATTACTCCCTGGGGGAAAAGGTAATGAGCGGGATGGTAAAGGGAAAAAAGAGAAAAGCGCTGGCGGAAATGACCGAAGGACTGGCAGAGGTTCACTGGCCCCGGTGGATAAAGACCGCCCTGGAAGCGGCCCGTCTGGCGCCCTCGGCGGTAAACCGCCAGCCCTGGCGGTTTAAGGTGGAGCCGGAACAAATTACCCTTTTGCTGGATTCCATGGAGGATACCTATCAGATCTCCAAAAGGCTGGATTGCGGTATTGCCATGCTGCACCTGGAACTGGGGGCCAGGGCTGCCGGGGTATCGGGGAACTGGGAGTATCCTGGAGAACAGGCGGTGGGCATTTTTACCCTATAA
- a CDS encoding NfeD family protein, producing the protein MLTFYWICLMGGVLFAVITIVFGDILGDLLDGFFEVLSMDGLDLFQPVVLVGGITVLGGTGIMLDQSTNLEAFPILLLSLMASAVISLLVYFSYVRPMKNSENSTGFSMQDLVGKIGEVTISIPEAGYGEVLIKVGAGNTNQIAASLDEEEIPAGAKVVVIEARDSTVYVFQYEDE; encoded by the coding sequence ATGCTGACTTTTTATTGGATTTGTCTAATGGGCGGGGTGCTTTTTGCAGTGATTACCATTGTTTTTGGAGACATTCTGGGCGACCTGCTGGACGGTTTTTTTGAAGTCCTGTCCATGGACGGCCTTGATCTTTTCCAGCCGGTGGTTTTAGTCGGCGGAATTACTGTCTTGGGCGGAACCGGAATTATGCTCGATCAGTCTACAAACTTGGAAGCCTTCCCGATCCTGCTGCTTTCTCTCATGGCCTCGGCAGTGATTTCCCTGCTGGTTTATTTTTCTTATGTTAGGCCGATGAAAAACAGCGAAAATTCCACCGGTTTTTCAATGCAGGATCTGGTGGGTAAAATCGGTGAAGTAACGATTTCCATTCCGGAGGCAGGCTATGGAGAGGTGCTGATAAAAGTGGGAGCCGGCAATACCAATCAGATTGCCGCCAGTCTGGATGAAGAAGAAATTCCCGCCGGAGCCAAAGTAGTGGTTATAGAAGCTAGAGACAGTACTGTCTATGTTTTCCAATATGAAGATGAATAA
- a CDS encoding MBL fold metallo-hydrolase codes for MSTKTKITVVAENSVTKRNLLAEHGLSLYIEAGGYKLLFDCGQGLAIDTNLKTLKINPGEIDAIALSHGHNDHTGGLQKVLALSGPKPLYGHPDIFNEKYATTSEGNYRANGIPFTRNELEKLGADIHLSPGPVQLTENVLLCGQVPRVTDFEEINLHFAVKKEGRYQPDPLLDDQALFINTPGGLVVVVGCSHSGLINILRYAREITGQERIFGVVGGTHLVAANEERLQKTIQALQEMQVELVAVSHCTGFHAQVKLQEVFGDGFVLNNVGNTLYF; via the coding sequence TTGTCTACAAAAACCAAAATTACCGTGGTTGCCGAAAACTCCGTTACCAAGAGGAATTTGCTGGCGGAACATGGTTTGTCTCTTTATATTGAGGCTGGAGGATATAAATTGCTCTTTGACTGCGGGCAGGGTCTGGCCATTGATACCAACCTCAAAACCCTGAAAATCAATCCCGGCGAGATTGATGCCATTGCCCTCAGCCACGGTCACAATGACCACACCGGCGGTCTGCAAAAGGTGCTGGCCTTGAGCGGCCCCAAGCCCCTTTACGGCCACCCGGATATTTTTAATGAGAAATACGCCACCACTAGCGAAGGAAATTACCGGGCCAACGGCATTCCTTTTACCCGCAATGAACTGGAAAAGCTGGGAGCGGATATTCACTTAAGCCCGGGTCCGGTGCAGTTAACCGAGAATGTTCTCCTTTGTGGACAGGTTCCCCGAGTAACGGATTTTGAGGAAATAAATCTTCATTTTGCGGTAAAGAAGGAAGGCAGGTATCAACCAGACCCGCTGCTGGATGACCAGGCCTTATTTATAAATACACCCGGGGGATTGGTGGTGGTGGTCGGCTGCAGCCACTCCGGCCTGATTAATATTCTGCGGTATGCCCGGGAAATTACAGGGCAGGAACGTATTTTTGGAGTGGTTGGCGGCACCCATCTTGTGGCCGCCAATGAAGAACGCCTGCAGAAGACCATTCAGGCCTTGCAGGAAATGCAGGTGGAGTTGGTGGCGGTTTCCCACTGTACGGGATTTCACGCCCAGGTTAAATTGCAGGAAGTCTTTGGAGAC
- a CDS encoding flotillin family protein, translating to MLGGLAWGMIFIPLLVLSVIIVLGLAFWARYKTVGPDEAMIVTGSFLGIKNVHTDESGRKIKIVRGGGAFILPIFQQGEFISLLSHKLDVTTPEVYTEQGVPVMADGVAIIKIGGSVEDVATAAEQFMGKSTEDLKQEAQEVLEGHLRAILGTMTVEEVYRNRDKFAQEVQGVAAKDLKKMGLQIVSFTIKDIRDKNGYLEALGKPRIAAVKRDAEVAEAEAIRDARIQKAKADEEGQKAELLRDTNIAEASKEKELKVASFKKEQDTVKAEADQAYNIQEARSQQRVTEEQMKIAIVKKEKEIELEEKEILRREKQYDAEVKKKADADRYAVEQSAEADKAKKMREADALKYKIEAEAKASAEQKRLEGLAIADAERAKGTAEAEVVRLKGLAEAEAKEKLAEAFEKFGQAAVLDIIVKMLPELAGKVAAPLSAIDKLTVVDTGSGEGAARLSNYVTSLMATTPEMLKNVSGIDLEDLVKKLTRETVISAEKQLEDTRTA from the coding sequence ATGCTGGGAGGTTTGGCATGGGGGATGATTTTCATTCCGTTGCTGGTTTTAAGCGTCATTATTGTCCTTGGATTGGCTTTTTGGGCTAGGTATAAGACGGTGGGACCCGATGAAGCGATGATTGTTACCGGTTCTTTCCTGGGGATAAAAAATGTACATACCGACGAATCAGGACGCAAAATTAAAATTGTTCGGGGTGGCGGGGCTTTCATACTGCCTATTTTTCAGCAAGGAGAGTTTATTTCACTATTGTCCCATAAGCTGGATGTAACCACACCGGAGGTTTATACCGAGCAGGGCGTGCCGGTGATGGCGGATGGGGTGGCCATTATTAAGATCGGCGGTTCGGTGGAAGATGTGGCTACAGCAGCGGAACAATTTATGGGTAAGTCTACGGAGGACTTAAAACAAGAGGCCCAGGAAGTTCTGGAAGGGCATTTGCGGGCAATTTTAGGTACCATGACCGTAGAAGAAGTATACCGCAACCGGGATAAATTCGCCCAGGAGGTACAAGGCGTGGCGGCGAAGGATTTGAAAAAAATGGGTTTGCAAATTGTATCCTTTACTATTAAAGATATCCGGGATAAAAACGGCTACCTGGAGGCCCTGGGAAAACCGAGAATTGCTGCGGTTAAGCGGGACGCCGAGGTGGCGGAAGCGGAGGCCATCCGGGATGCCCGGATACAGAAGGCCAAGGCGGACGAAGAAGGTCAAAAAGCCGAATTGCTCAGGGATACAAATATTGCCGAAGCCTCCAAAGAAAAAGAACTCAAGGTGGCTTCTTTCAAAAAAGAGCAGGATACGGTTAAAGCGGAAGCCGATCAGGCTTATAATATTCAGGAGGCACGTTCTCAGCAGCGGGTTACCGAAGAACAAATGAAGATTGCCATTGTGAAAAAGGAAAAAGAGATAGAACTGGAAGAAAAGGAAATACTACGCCGTGAGAAGCAATATGACGCCGAGGTAAAGAAAAAGGCGGATGCCGACCGGTATGCGGTAGAACAGTCTGCCGAGGCCGATAAAGCCAAAAAAATGCGGGAAGCCGATGCGCTCAAATATAAGATTGAGGCCGAGGCCAAGGCCAGTGCCGAACAGAAACGTCTGGAAGGACTGGCCATTGCCGATGCGGAACGAGCCAAAGGAACAGCGGAAGCAGAAGTGGTGAGACTCAAGGGTCTGGCTGAAGCCGAGGCCAAGGAAAAACTGGCGGAGGCTTTTGAAAAATTCGGCCAGGCGGCGGTACTGGACATTATCGTTAAGATGCTGCCGGAGCTGGCCGGAAAAGTTGCGGCGCCCTTAAGCGCCATTGATAAGCTGACGGTTGTAGATACAGGCAGCGGAGAGGGGGCTGCAAGGTTAAGCAATTATGTAACCTCTCTTATGGCCACCACTCCGGAGATGTTAAAAAATGTATCGGGTATTGACTTAGAAGATTTGGTCAAAAAACTAACCCGGGAGACCGTGATTTCTGCCGAAAAGCAATTGGAAGATACAAGGACGGCATAA